Proteins encoded in a region of the Diadema setosum chromosome 7, eeDiaSeto1, whole genome shotgun sequence genome:
- the LOC140230480 gene encoding alpha- and gamma-adaptin-binding protein p34-like, with amino-acid sequence MATPAALLVSCSSSVDGHSIMKQITKHDDKSPHSPIAEDVCGYPWQVNNKYYKADILVCVAEPCIMGSLSLGDSMEGIVLIMDDSEQSFKTVKSQWSTVKEMNPEVRILACKQFTKNPGVGKQDVLGWCLDNTFELVELEKPEDEDEEEEDGFGADPYGVKRIISALHAHTWSNLEMKDDDGSHILRLQEKFAASDDQSGREDDVASDTQPPNGYMPLGSENENLGSERTESTEQCSENARAEPLKERSGGGQEVITQNTESARTCEVHSGSSRTDSGRQGNKDVLAPSGEASGVKQSSVAAGEDSKKSSVSSKPDKIDAMLSEDMKLFEALGNEDPQSESFEQLFSKMAYMKEKANSLEGEERRRYAEKVAIAFWRAVGGDQEEIDGLDDDDSD; translated from the exons ATGGCGACGCCCGCAGCACTTCTTGTGTCTTGCTCTTCAAGTGTCGATGGGCACAGTATCATGAAAC AAATCACAAAGCATGATGACAAGTCTCCCCATAGTCCCATTGCTGAAGATGTCTGTGGGTACCCATGGCAGGTGAACAACAAGTACTACAAGGCAGACATCCTGGTCTGTGTTGCCGAGCCCTGCATCATGGGATCACTAAGCCTTGGAGACTCAATGGAGGGCATCGTCTTAATCATGGATGATTCA GAGCAGAGCTTCAAGACAGTTAAGTCACAGTGGTCAACAGTGAAGGAAATGAACCCTGAGGTCAGGATCCTTGCCTGCAAGCAGTTCACCAAGAATCCTG GAGTTGGCAAGCAGGATGTACTGGGCTGGTGCCTCGATAACACATTCGAGCTGGTGGAACTCGAGAAACCAGAGGAtgaggatgaagaggaggaagacGGATTCG GAGCAGACCCATACGGTGTGAAGCGAATAATCTCTGCCCTCCATGCACACACATGGtcaaatttggaaatgaaag ATGACGATGGGTCACACATTCTGCGTCTCCAGGAAAAGTTTGCGGCGAGCGACGATCAGAGCGGCAGGGAGGATGACGTCGCATCGGACACGCAGCCTCCGAACGGATACATGCCTCTGGGAAGCGAGAACGAAAATTTGGGGTCAGAGAGGACTGAATCCACTGAGCAATGTTCAGAGAATGCAAGAGCAGAACCCTTGAAAGAAAGGAGTGGTGGAGGCCAAGAGGTGATTACACAGAATACCGAAAGTGCGAGGACTTGTGAAGTGCATAGCGGCAGCAGCAGGACTGATAGTGGTCGCCAAGGAAACAAGGACGTTTTGGCTCCGTCGGGTGAAGCAAGTGGTGTCAAGCAAAGTTCAGTGGCCGCGGGAGAAGATTCAAAGAAGAGTAGCGTATCTTCGAAACCTGATAAAATAG ATGCCATGCTGAGTGAGGACATGAAACTGTTTGAAGCCTTGGGCAATGAAGACCCTCAAAGTGAATCATTTGAGCAGCTCTTTTCCAAGATGGCTTACATGAAGG AAAAGGCAAACTCGCTGGAGGGAGAAGAGAGGCGGCGGTACGCGGAAAAAGTGGCCATTGCCTTCTGGCGGGCCGTGGGCGGGGACCAAGAGGAAATCGATGGCCTGGACGATGATGACAGTGACTGA